Proteins encoded in a region of the Benincasa hispida cultivar B227 chromosome 2, ASM972705v1, whole genome shotgun sequence genome:
- the LOC120070696 gene encoding F-box protein PP2-B10-like — protein sequence MMEEEKEKGTEGEEISDFSSLPEGVVAKILSLTTPSDACRSSAVSRTFHAAAQSDIVWDKLLPTDWKLLISRRKPSNLNFDPISSPKKEIFFSLCESPLLIDDGNKSLSLEKWSGKKCIMLGARDLSIVWGDTSYYWSWEHHTDSRFAEVAVLLDVWWLEIRGRISCRMLSPKTTYAAYFVFKMRQRRYYGFNINPADATVGILGTEPHRKSVCLDPYLDNPQRRRRHAPWMMRPQSEDMAGLEWPPERHDGWFEIELGEFESGDGDDEVEMALMEVKGSSAKSGLVVEGIEIRPKPSRPVV from the exons AtgatggaagaagaaaaggagaaggGAACAGAGGGGGAAGAAATTTCAGATTTCTCTTCGCTGCCAGAAGGAGTCGTAGCTAAGATCTTGTCGCTGACCACTCCATCGGATGCCTGCAGATCGTCGGCGGTTTCCAGGACTTTCCATGCAGCGGCGCAGTCAGACATTGTATGGGACAAACTCCTACCCACCGATTGGAAGCTTTTGATTTCTCGCCGGAAACCTAGCAACCTCAATTTTGATCCAATTTCTAGTCCGAAGAAGGAGATCTTTTTCTCCCTTTGCGAAAGCCCTCTGCTAATTGACGACGGCAACAAG AGCTTGTCATTGGAAAAATGGAGTGGTAAGAAATGCATAATGCTCGGAGCAAGGGACCTATCGATCGTTTGGGGTGATACCTCCTACTATTGGAGTTGGGAACACCATACCGATTCAAG GTTCGCAGAGGTAGCTGTACTCCTCGATGTGTGGTGGCTTGAAATACGTGGAAGAATAAGTTGCAGAATGTTGTCTCCTAAAACTACTTATGCAGCTTATTTTGTGTTCAAGATGAGGCAACGTAGATACTACGGGTTCAATATCAATCCTGCTGATGCCACAGTGGGAATTCTTGGCACTGAACCCCATCGGAAAAGTGTTTGTTTGGACCCTTATTTGGACAATCCTCAACGGCGGCGCCGTCACGCACCATGGATGATGAGGCCTCAGTCTGAAGACATGGCAGGGTTAGAGTGGCCACCGGAGAGACACGATGGGTGGTTTGAAATTGAATTGGGGGAGTTTGAAAGTGGTGATGGAGATGATGAAGTGGAGATGGCTCTTATGGAGGTGAAGGGCTCTTCTGCTAAGAGTGGCCTTGTTGTTGAGGGGATTGAGATTAGGCCTAAACCCAGCCGCCCTGTTGTATAG